In Perca fluviatilis chromosome 3, GENO_Pfluv_1.0, whole genome shotgun sequence, the following proteins share a genomic window:
- the senp8 gene encoding sentrin-specific protease 8 translates to MDPVVLSYQDSLLRRSDVSLLEGPYWLNDRVIGFAFEYFAAERFRVLGETITLISPEVTQFIKCASCPDELALFLEPLDLASRHWVFLAVNDNSNQSAGGSHWSLLVYHHNSNYFAHYDSQNGSNSLHARRIASKLEPFLGAGRKALFVDEPCPSQQNSYDCGMYVICIAEALCEMARVEGSPRLPVQVITPAYITQKRAEWCRLIQSLAQNELCCSLSFP, encoded by the coding sequence ATGGACCCTGTAGTGCTGAGCTACCAGGACAGCCTGCTGCGGCGCTCTGATGTGTCCTTACTGGAAGGACCTTACTGGCTCAATGACCGAGTCATTGGTTTCGCTTTTGAGTACTTTGCTGCTGAGCGCTTCAGAGTCCTGGGGGAGACCATCACCCTCATCAGCCCGGAGGTCACCCAGTTCATCAAGTGTGCTTCCTGCCCTGATGAGTTGGCCCTATTTCTGGAGCCGCTGGATCTTGCTTCTCGCCACTGGGTCTTTCTAGCCGTTAACGACAACTCCAACCAGAGCGCCGGGGGATCCCACTGGAGCCTTTTGGTCTACCATCACAACTCCAACTACTTTGCACACTATGACTCTCAAAACGGCAGCAATTCGCTGCACGCGCGGCGCATCGCCAGCAAGCTAGAGCCTTTCTTGGGTGCCGGGAGAAAAGCGTTGTTTGTGGACGAGCCGTGCCCATCACAGCAGAACAGCTATGACTGCGGCATGTATGTTATTTGTATCGCAGAGGCCTTGTGTGAGATGGCCAGGGTGGAAGGCTCACCGCGCCTTCCTGTGCAAGTCATCACCCCAGCCTACATCACTCAGAAGAGGGCTGAATGGTGCAGACTGATCCAGAGTCTAGCTCAGAAtgagctctgctgctctctgtctttTCCTTAG